The Kribbella sp. HUAS MG21 genome includes the window CTCGCACCCGGACATCCTGGTGACCGCGAAGGGCCTGGCCTCCGGGTTCCCGCTGTCCGGGATCGCGGCGCCGGCGGCGCTGATGGAGAAGGCCTGGCCGGGTTCCCAGGGCGGCACGTACGGCGCGAACGCCGTCGCCTGCGCGGCCGCGCTCGCGACGCTCGACGTGATCAAGGACGAGAACCTCGTGCAGAACGCCGCCGACCGCGGCGCCCAGCTCAAGCAAGCGCTGCAACTGGTCGCGGACAAGCACGACCAGATCACCGACGTACGAGGCCTCGGCCTGATGATCGGCAACGAGTTCCGCGACGCGGACGGCAAACCCGACCCGGCGACCGCCGCCGCGGTCCAGCAGGAAGCGGCGCGCCGCGGTCTGCTGCTGCTCACCTGCGGGGCCTGGGGTCAGGTCGTGCGGTTCATCCCCGCCCTGGTCGTCTCCCCCGACGAGATCGACGAGGCCGCCGGCCTCTGGTCCGACGCCGTCGCGGCGGTCGTCGGCTGACCGAAAGCGGTCGTCAGCTGACGACCGCAACAGAAGGCCGGTCCGCGAAGCCGCGGACCGGCCTTCCGCATGGTTCACGCCTTGGCGTGCGCGGGCTCCAGCGCCACCGGTGGCGGGGCGTCCTCGGTGCCGGGGATCTCGGTGCCGTTCAGCGGGCACCGCGTGGTCTCCGGAACCTTCGCCAGCGCGATCGCACCCACGAGGCAGGCCGCCATCATGTAGTACGCCGGCACCAGCGAGTCACCCAGTTTCGCCGTCAGCCAGTCGTTGACCGCGGGCGCCGTACCGCCGAACAGCGACGTCGACACGTTGTACGCGATCGCGAATCCGGCGAACCGGACATGGGTCGGGAACATCGCCGGGAAGGTCGCCGAGATCGTCGCGAGCTGCGGCACGTACAGCAGGCCGAGTACGGCGAACCCGATGACCGCGCCGAGCATGTTCGTGCCCATCAGCAGGAACATCGGTACGCCGAACACGAACAGCCCGGCCAGCGACGCCCACCACAACGGTTTTCGCCCGATCCGGTCCGAGGCGCGGCCGGCGAACGGGACGAACACCATCATCGCCAGCATCCCGATGATCGGCACGATCAGGGACTGGTCCGCGCTCAGCCCGATCTCCTTCTCCAGGTACGTCGGCATGTACGAGAGCAGCGTGTAGTTCACGACGTTCAGCGCGATCACCATGCCGCCGAGCCGCAGGATCGGTGCCCAGTAACCGGCCAGCAGGTCCTTGAACTGGGTCGCCGTCTCCTCTTCCTTCTGGCCCTTCTCCTCGAGCTCGCGGAAGACCGGCGTGTCCTCGAGCCGGGACCGGAGGTAGACGCCGACCAGGCCGAGCGGCGCGGCGACCAGGAACGGCAGCCGCCAGCCCCAGGCGTGCATCGCCTCGTCGCCGAGCACCAGCGAGAAGCCCAGCATCAGCAGGGCGCCGAGCGAGAACCCGGCCAGCGTGCCGAACTCCAGGAAGCTGCCGAGGAACCCGCGCTTGCGGCTCGGCGCGTACTCGGCCATGAAGGTCGCGGCACCGCCGTACTCGCCACCGGTCGAGAAGCCCTGGATCATCCGCAGCAGCACCAGCAGGATCGGCGCCCAGATCCCGATCGTGTCGTACGACGGAACCAGGCCGGCGAGCAGCGTCGCGCCGGACATCATCAGGATCGTGATCGCCAGCACCTGCTTGCGGCCGAGCCGGTCGCCGAGCGGGCCCCAGACCAGGCCGCCGAGCGGCCGGACCAGGAACGAGACGGCGAACGTCATCAGGGCGAGCAGCGTCTGGCTCTCGGT containing:
- a CDS encoding MFS transporter, producing the protein MSPPQTTTEKEQPPGVLRKAIAASAIGNATEWFDYGIYAYGVTYISAAIFPGDTESQTLLALMTFAVSFLVRPLGGLVWGPLGDRLGRKQVLAITILMMSGATLLAGLVPSYDTIGIWAPILLVLLRMIQGFSTGGEYGGAATFMAEYAPSRKRGFLGSFLEFGTLAGFSLGALLMLGFSLVLGDEAMHAWGWRLPFLVAAPLGLVGVYLRSRLEDTPVFRELEEKGQKEEETATQFKDLLAGYWAPILRLGGMVIALNVVNYTLLSYMPTYLEKEIGLSADQSLIVPIIGMLAMMVFVPFAGRASDRIGRKPLWWASLAGLFVFGVPMFLLMGTNMLGAVIGFAVLGLLYVPQLATISATFPAMFPTHVRFAGFAIAYNVSTSLFGGTAPAVNDWLTAKLGDSLVPAYYMMAACLVGAIALAKVPETTRCPLNGTEIPGTEDAPPPVALEPAHAKA